One window from the genome of Bacillus weihaiensis encodes:
- the rpsU gene encoding 30S ribosomal protein S21, protein MSKTVVRKNESLEDALRRFKRTVSKSGTIQEARKREFYEKPSVKRKKKSEAARKRKF, encoded by the coding sequence ATGTCAAAAACGGTCGTTCGTAAAAACGAGTCGCTTGAAGATGCTCTTCGTCGTTTTAAACGTACTGTATCTAAAAGTGGTACAATACAAGAAGCTAGAAAGCGCGAATTCTATGAAAAGCCTAGCGTAAAGCGTAAGAAAAAGTCTGAAGCAGCTAGAAAGCGCAAATTCTAA
- a CDS encoding GatB/YqeY domain-containing protein, with protein MSLLEQLNQDMKQAMKNKEKDKLIVIRMVKAALQNEAIKLSQNELSNEEELTVLSRELKQRKDSLLEFKNADRLDLAEKTQAEIDVLVKYMPEQLSEEEVAEIVQQTISEVNASSKADMGKVMGALMPKVKGKADGSLVNKLVQQQLS; from the coding sequence ATGAGTCTTCTTGAACAATTGAATCAAGATATGAAACAAGCGATGAAAAACAAAGAAAAAGACAAATTAATTGTCATTCGAATGGTGAAAGCTGCTTTACAAAATGAAGCAATTAAGCTTAGCCAAAATGAATTGTCTAATGAAGAAGAATTGACGGTTCTTTCTCGCGAACTTAAACAACGTAAAGACTCCCTCCTAGAATTCAAAAATGCTGATCGTTTGGACCTAGCTGAAAAAACACAAGCGGAGATTGATGTTTTAGTCAAGTATATGCCGGAACAGCTTTCTGAAGAAGAAGTCGCAGAAATTGTTCAACAAACAATTTCTGAGGTGAATGCTTCATCTAAAGCAGATATGGGGAAAGTAATGGGAGCACTCATGCCCAAAGTGAAAGGCAAAGCAGACGGAAGTCTTGTTAACAAGCTTGTACAACAACAGCTATCATAA
- the mtaB gene encoding tRNA (N(6)-L-threonylcarbamoyladenosine(37)-C(2))-methylthiotransferase MtaB, which produces MPTVAFHTLGCKVNHYETEAIWQLFKEAGYERTEYERVADVYVINTCTVTNTGDKKSRQVIRRAIRKNPDGVICVTGCYAQTSPAEIMAIPGVDIVVGTQDRTKMLDYIEQFKQERQPINGVRNIMKTRVYEELDVPAFTDRTRASLKIQEGCNNFCTFCIIPWARGLMRSRDPKEVVAQAQQLVDAGYKEIVLTGIHTGGYGEDLKDYNLAMLLKDLDEKVEGLKRIRISSIEASQISDDVIEVLKKSDKVVRHLHIPIQSGSDTVLKRMRRKYTMEFFAERLDRLKEALPGLAITSDVIVGFPGETEEEFMETFDFIKKYKFSELHVFPYSKRTGTPAARMDNQVDEEIKNERVHRLIQLSDQLAKEYASQFEEEILEVIPEERFKEGREENLYVGYTDNYLKVIFPANDEMIGKIVKVKIVKAGYPYNEGQFVRVIDEQPTEKIRLTS; this is translated from the coding sequence ATGCCTACAGTAGCATTTCATACATTAGGTTGTAAGGTTAATCATTACGAAACGGAAGCAATATGGCAGCTTTTTAAAGAAGCTGGATATGAGCGTACTGAATATGAACGCGTTGCGGATGTTTATGTTATCAATACATGTACAGTAACTAATACAGGTGATAAAAAAAGTCGACAAGTTATTAGACGTGCAATACGTAAAAACCCAGATGGCGTTATTTGTGTGACAGGATGCTACGCTCAAACGTCTCCTGCCGAAATTATGGCTATACCTGGAGTTGACATCGTTGTAGGAACTCAAGATCGTACAAAAATGCTTGACTATATTGAGCAATTCAAACAAGAGCGTCAGCCAATTAATGGTGTTCGTAATATTATGAAAACACGTGTTTATGAAGAGTTAGATGTACCTGCATTCACAGATCGTACAAGGGCTTCTTTAAAAATACAAGAAGGCTGTAACAATTTCTGTACGTTTTGTATTATTCCTTGGGCGCGCGGCCTAATGCGTTCACGTGATCCTAAAGAGGTTGTTGCACAAGCTCAGCAATTAGTTGATGCTGGTTACAAAGAGATTGTGTTAACAGGTATTCATACAGGTGGTTATGGTGAAGACTTAAAGGATTATAATTTAGCCATGCTATTAAAAGACCTCGATGAGAAAGTAGAAGGATTAAAGAGAATCCGCATATCTTCTATTGAAGCTAGTCAAATTTCTGATGATGTTATTGAGGTCTTAAAAAAATCAGATAAAGTAGTTCGACACCTACACATTCCGATTCAATCGGGATCAGATACTGTATTAAAACGTATGCGAAGAAAGTATACAATGGAGTTTTTCGCCGAACGTCTAGATAGACTTAAAGAAGCATTACCAGGTCTAGCTATAACTTCAGATGTTATTGTTGGGTTTCCTGGAGAAACAGAAGAAGAGTTCATGGAGACTTTTGACTTTATTAAAAAATATAAGTTCTCAGAACTACATGTATTCCCTTACTCAAAGCGTACAGGAACTCCTGCAGCGCGTATGGATAATCAAGTGGATGAAGAGATTAAGAATGAGCGCGTTCATCGCTTAATTCAACTGTCTGATCAGTTAGCAAAAGAATATGCTTCTCAGTTTGAAGAGGAAATACTTGAAGTAATTCCTGAAGAAAGATTCAAAGAAGGTAGAGAAGAAAACTTATATGTAGGGTACACAGACAACTATTTAAAAGTTATCTTCCCAGCTAATGATGAGATGATAGGCAAAATTGTTAAAGTGAAGATCGTGAAAGCTGGATACCCTTATAACGAAGGTCAATTCGTACGTGTAATTGATGAACAACCAACTGAAAAAATACGTTTAACATCATAA
- a CDS encoding NfeD family protein: protein MRKRFFQLLVIAGLMLGIYHVFSFYTAASAEGEKKVYVIPLEDTVEKGLSQYIKRTISEAKDLEVDHIILEINTLGGAVDGAMDIADTLRSSDIPITAYVNRRAISAGAYIALNANQIYMAPGSQMGSAAVITGDGNAADDKAQSLWLSEMKESAERNGRDPKYALAMADKDVDIPEYAAGKGDLLTLETKQAIEVGYAEGTAVDLQKLLDQLDLSDASIIKAEVSFAEKVARFITNPVVVPILLSIGSIGLVVELYSPGFGIPGFMGLTALFLFFYGHLVAGLAGLESVLLFILGIIFIIAEFFVPGGILGILGLGSIVTSLYIASGNFVQMTISIMISILVSIVVSILLVKVFGKRMNLFKKLILRDSTNTDSGYVSNKTRSELLGLEGVALTTLRPSGTAIIGEERLDVVTEGSYILKGNKLKVVKVEGSRIVVREL from the coding sequence ATGAGAAAGCGTTTCTTTCAGCTTTTAGTAATAGCAGGTCTTATGCTTGGTATTTATCACGTCTTTTCATTTTATACAGCTGCATCTGCTGAGGGAGAAAAGAAAGTATATGTCATTCCCTTAGAAGATACTGTTGAAAAAGGATTGTCTCAATATATAAAAAGAACTATTTCTGAAGCAAAGGATTTAGAAGTGGACCACATCATACTTGAAATTAACACCTTAGGGGGTGCTGTTGATGGTGCCATGGATATTGCAGATACATTAAGGTCGAGTGATATTCCTATTACAGCCTATGTGAACCGTAGAGCGATTTCAGCTGGAGCTTATATTGCTTTAAATGCAAATCAAATATATATGGCCCCTGGTAGCCAAATGGGCTCAGCTGCAGTAATTACAGGTGATGGAAATGCTGCGGATGATAAGGCGCAATCACTTTGGTTATCTGAAATGAAAGAATCAGCGGAACGCAATGGTCGTGACCCTAAATATGCTCTTGCAATGGCGGATAAAGATGTAGATATCCCAGAGTATGCTGCTGGAAAAGGTGACCTGCTAACCTTAGAAACGAAACAAGCGATAGAAGTAGGTTATGCAGAGGGTACAGCAGTAGATCTCCAAAAGCTATTAGATCAATTAGACCTCTCAGATGCATCAATTATTAAAGCAGAAGTAAGCTTTGCAGAGAAAGTCGCACGATTTATAACAAATCCAGTTGTCGTGCCAATTCTTCTTTCGATTGGTAGTATAGGTCTTGTTGTTGAGTTATACTCTCCTGGCTTTGGTATCCCTGGATTTATGGGACTTACTGCGTTATTTCTCTTTTTCTATGGGCATTTAGTAGCTGGATTAGCCGGTCTTGAATCTGTGTTATTGTTCATATTAGGTATTATCTTTATTATTGCTGAGTTTTTTGTCCCCGGTGGTATATTAGGAATTTTAGGTTTAGGTAGTATCGTCACTAGTCTTTATATTGCTTCTGGAAATTTTGTTCAGATGACAATTTCCATTATGATTTCTATTTTAGTTTCGATTGTTGTTTCCATATTATTAGTAAAGGTGTTTGGAAAACGAATGAATTTATTTAAAAAGCTAATCTTACGAGATTCAACAAATACGGATAGTGGTTATGTTTCAAATAAGACGAGAAGTGAATTATTAGGGCTTGAAGGTGTAGCTTTAACAACTTTAAGGCCATCTGGAACAGCTATTATTGGGGAAGAACGTCTAGATGTTGTGACTGAAGGTAGTTATATTCTGAAGGGTAACAAATTAAAAGTTGTAAAAGTGGAAGGGTCTAGAATTGTCGTAAGAGAACTATAA
- the deoC gene encoding deoxyribose-phosphate aldolase, giving the protein MSKIANMIDHTALKADTSKEIVTTLCNEAKEYQFASVCVNPTWVKYAFEQLADSDVKVCTVIGFPLGANTPETKAFETTNAIENGATEVDMVINIGALKDKDDELVKRDIEAVVNAASNKALTKVIIETSLLTEEEKVRACELAVQAGADYVKTSTGFSTGGATVEDITLMRKTVGPTIGVKASGGVRDTKGADALIAAGATRIGASSGVAIVKGEVSNSDY; this is encoded by the coding sequence ATGTCAAAAATCGCAAATATGATTGATCATACAGCTTTGAAAGCAGATACATCAAAAGAAATAGTCACTACACTTTGTAATGAAGCGAAAGAATATCAATTTGCTTCGGTTTGTGTTAATCCTACTTGGGTTAAGTATGCTTTTGAACAATTAGCTGATAGCGATGTGAAAGTTTGTACAGTTATCGGATTTCCGCTTGGGGCAAATACACCTGAAACAAAAGCATTTGAAACAACAAATGCTATCGAAAATGGTGCTACAGAAGTCGATATGGTTATCAATATCGGTGCGTTAAAGGACAAAGATGATGAGCTTGTGAAACGTGATATAGAAGCCGTTGTAAATGCAGCAAGTAATAAAGCATTAACAAAGGTTATTATTGAAACAAGCTTACTTACTGAAGAAGAGAAAGTGAGAGCGTGTGAACTAGCAGTACAAGCTGGTGCAGATTACGTGAAAACGTCAACTGGATTCTCTACTGGTGGAGCAACAGTCGAAGATATTACCCTTATGAGAAAAACAGTGGGACCTACTATTGGTGTAAAAGCTTCAGGTGGAGTAAGAGACACAAAAGGAGCAGATGCGTTAATCGCTGCTGGTGCAACAAGAATTGGAGCAAGTTCTGGTGTAGCCATTGTAAAAGGTGAAGTATCAAATTCAGATTATTAA